tcaattttctcgtggggtttacggtttgcgagaaatctagcccaaaagtcaaaataggctaaaacttcccagacaaaaattggacaaactgctcgatggattttggtgttcttggtgtctatggaaagctctcgaggtgtagatggtgtttgacacaagacccggcccaaatgGTGGCTGGATCGATCGAATTTCGGCCAGGAAGATGAAGAGGCGCGCTGCTCGTTGCGTCGCTTCACGCGACGTTTCTCGGCGTTCCAGGTGGTGGCCAGCGAgctggggtggctggggaggcgcgccggcgaggtggggaggcggcTGGCCGGTGAGGGGAggcgagaggagagagaaaatgggaaagagagagagagaaggaggagAATGCGCGCaagaagaggagaagaagaagaaaaaggagccggtccgatttggccgatccgatccggttcggttcgattctgtCGGTTTGATTCagtatacaaaattttgaatttttactctgtcttgagatcgaaaacgaggcccaaaaattctgaaaaaattttagaaaactcaaaaaaatttatagactctaaatatatttttaattttgccacgtagtctttaaattaaattttaaaaatcatcaaagtttttattttcaaaaaatcgaacccaatttctaaaatctaaaaaatttcaaataatttcctaaaattcaataaaataaaataccaataattactcaaaaataataaatttaaaaaaaattagaggtGTTACATTTTATCTAtgaaagaaaaatttataattgggatttaaaaaaaaaaaaatttaattattaaaggtAAGGTAGCATCGaggtaattttaaatattttattaaaataataaaatattataaataaagcaTAAATTATTTTCCAAATATGACGTTTTGTtactaaataattattaaaattttaaaatgtataatttctttttatctaaacttttttaaaaataatagtaattttattaattaaaagttcatcattaaaaaatataaactttcataaaaacttgatcaatctctttatgttatcattttaatcattaaaaatttaaatatttatatttatttttattttaattaattattttttaattttattattttatattaatttaaaatttataataattataattaaccaattaaaattataaatatataatcatcttcctttcttgAACCACATGGCAATAATAATTAATGCTCATTAagtgttttctttttttgtaataagttaattttattttaatattttagatttttttttatttaagctcTATAATATATGCACTCCTAAATAATTATAATCTTAATATTCAattttcaatttataaatttatttttatttttattttttcaaatataATTATTCTATTGAACCTGGTTTTGGTTTTGATCTTCTAGTGACCAGTACAGTTTTGAGTGGTGGGCGCAGCTCCAGCTACAAGTAAAAATGATCATGGAAAAACACAAGGTTCTGGTTTGGGCAAAATCTCCAATTGCTGCGATGTAATGCTCTCTCCTTAACCAATGACTCAAGCAGCGATGCCCACTGTAATGGAGCTTCCTCTATTCACGACCTTTCAATCTGTTTCTCGTGTATCTCTGTGTCCTTTCTCTTCAAATTGCGCCTTCTATGGCCGCTTTATTTGCCGCGTGAAGTTGAGTAAGAGATTGGGTTCTAGTAACTCTAAGCGCTCTCTTCGAATATCCATGAGTTCTGTAGAGAAGGATGGAGATTATAATGGTGTGAGTTTCTTGGGGAATTCTCAGTTCGTTGAAGTGATTGGCATTGGTAGCAGGATGGATGCTGTTCTCGATTTCTGCTTGGATTCGCCTTTCCAGTTATCGTCGTTGCTGAGATTCTGGTAAATGTCCAATTGGTTTCTCTGTTACTAATGCTTTTGAATTGCATTGAGTTTCCAACAACTGCTTTCGTTTAGTGCAtgggcattctatttcatttttaATGGAAGTACTTCTTTTAATGCTTGAGCTATGTGTAAATCAAATTCTTTTTGCAGGAATATTAAAGTCAAAGATCCTCTGAATGTGCAATTACAAGAAAGAATTCCTGGAAAAGGTTCGTGTTCTCTCTGTACTTTAAGTTCAGGACTTACCATGCCTTAGTTTCATTATtcattctatttatttttctttaaatagtTTCATGCTGTTTGGTTTTCTAGTGAAGCTGCCTGATTTTGCAGGAAAATTTGTTCACGGTACTGCAACAAAGATAATTTCATAGTTAGGCGGTGTAACTAAGAAGTACCTTTTTTAGGGTTATGGGACTACATTATATCTGATTTAAGTGCTTATTCAATTTAGAGTTAGATAGACTTCATCCTGCCAATTTCTTGAATCTTTATTTTAAGTGTCTTTACCTGATTCTAAATATGATTGAGgatgcttattttattttatattttatggctTGTATCATTGAGGTGGAGCTATCTTACTGTATTTCACTCTTCTTCTACTTTTTATCCTCAAAGAAAATCACAAAAGTATAAAGACTAGTAATTTCAATTCCTCTTTTATTCATTCTGCAGATCTTAATCCGAGGGTTTTGGAAGCTTCCCAGTTTCTGCGATCTTGTTCAACAGCTATTATCCTTGTTTGTACATTCCTTACCCATCAGTCTCATATTTATGAATTATGGGACAGTCTTCTGATAAACTTGGAATAACATTTATTTATTAGAAGAAATGTTGTACACTAATGACGATAAAAATCGAAATCAACATAATGAAAATCTGGAAGACACGGGATGATGGACACTAAATATATTCACATTAAAATGGCAGAATTGATTATCCATTAATGAAGTATTGGTCTCACATTTTGCTGTCAATGCTGTAACTCTCTTGATATACATGGTTTTGTGATTAAATTGTTATGCACTAAAACTAACCTTTGTATGCTTGAATATGCATGTGGGGTTGAATAAAAAAACACTTAACTCAGATCTCTGTATTTTATGCTAATTAGAGTCCATTGCCCTGATGTGTAATGCATTATTGTCATATTTGTATCCCAGATACAGGGGCGGAGGGAAGGGGGGACAAGTGGGAGCCGTGGCCCCCCCAACCCTTCTAAAAttctccttttatatatatatatgtgcataTACACTCACACACACTccacccaaaatcgttcagagtggaaaaagcgaatccatatagccgaccccaaatttttgggataaaggcttagttgagttgagttgagttttattggcctccttaaaataatttttattgttttatcatAATATAGATAATGTAAAATATTAAAACCTTTATTTCTCATGatatattcaataaatttttatgacattggcaccataaaaaaaattttctagctCAACTACACTATTATGTCATTTTTAGTATCTAACATTGATCCAtgcaaaatatataaataatgagtataattaatcatttttcaatttaatttatatataatattggccccttaaaaaaaattttctggcTCCGCCCCTGCCTAGATATGAACCAGAAACTGAATCAATGCCACATTAACTGACTCTATCTTTTTCCCCAGGACTTTATGACATCTGAAGAAAGCAGCATTTGGTGAAAACATAAACTGAAAAGAATATTCTATGTGCTATGCCCATAATGCTAttgtttcttctcttcttcttcttcttcttcttcttcttcttttccttgAACTGGTGTGAGTGGCATGGGATTCTTCTCTGGTTTTCTTTTGTTTCACATGTGTTTGGGTGTTATAGGTGGCTAGTGCTGGATATGGCTTGGATCATGTTACAGCAATCGATTTACTTAAAACAGTAAGATGTAGAAATGGATTTGCAGTTTCTATTTTCCTGAGGCCTTTCAGCTTTGAAGGACAAAGGCGCCAGGATGAGGTAGGTGATACACAGGAAACTGTTGTCATGGCATGCTTCTTCACTGAAAACAAAATAAGAAAGATCAATAAAAGACAATCAAGACAATCAACTAgaagaacatatatatatattttccatCTTACATACAATGTTTCAATTATAGCAGAAATGGAATATGATCTTAAGTTGCACATTATATATAGATTGTTGATTCATTGATCATGTTCACTGAACTGATCATTTGTAGGGGATAATTTTGGACTTACGTTGGTGGTTCCCTGAAAGTGGCATGCTAGTTTCTGCGGGAAACTACAAAGAACTATATTTTAGGTTGGTCAGATGGGAAAGAAGATGTCATTGGCCAATCTCTAAAAAATCAACTCAGTTCATCTAAACTTTAATTCTAAGGCCAGTTAAAGCCAGCAACATGAATTATTTTCCCACATTCTGCCTTGTCCAGAGACCCTACAAAAGCCACTTTAAAGTGATACGGGATCCAGTCCTCATGATGAGTAGTTGGTAATTTAGTTTAAGTGTTGGTGATAGGGaaagagttagtttgaatggagtggtactgtcccaaagtaatcactttaaatatctaggctcagtccttcaagtagatgggggatgtgaggaagatgttagtcataggattaaagccggatggttgaagtggagacgtgccacgggagttttatgtgatcgtataattctcaataagttgaaaggaaaattttaccgtacagccatacgaccggctatgttatatggtagtgagtgttgggcactgaaagagtcgtgtgcgtctaagataagagttgcagagatgagaatgttaaggtggatgaatggccatactagactagataaagtccgtaatgagagtattagacaaaaggtaggagtggtgccaattgaagataagttgagagaagggagattgaggtggtttggtcatgtgaagcgtagaaatacggaggcttcagttagacaagtagagcacattaggttagaggatagaaagaataaaaggggtagacctaaattgacttggaggagagttgtacaacatgacctagaagcattacacatttctgaggatttaacccaaaatcgtttagagtggagaaagcgaatccatatagccgaccccaaatttttgggataaaggcttagttgagttgagttgagttgagttgagtcccTGTAGGCTACTGCAATACTTTGCCTTCAACTCAATCACAGAAAATTTTAGTTGAGATACGTTATTGATTATGGTTTTCCATTGTTATTGAGTTTATGCCTATCTCACTTTTCAGTTCATTTCAATATACTATTCTCTCACTTGCCTTTCTGATTGCCTCAAAATTGTCACTGTCAATCCACTTTGCAGGTGAAAAATTTGGCAGGAAAGCTTCAAGATCATACAAATTTTTGCATTGGTAAGTAATGTGTTATATCTTTGGGTAATAAAAGGAAGTTCACTTATTGGCTCGGATAATGACCATTCAGGCTTGGATTTTCTTTCTTATGTTTGTATCATGTGTGCGCTTTAATTGATACTTGTTTTTTACTAATTTCTGTACTCTAGCTATGGGCTGTGTTTGTTTGGAAGGAATAGAGGATGgaaggaaatgtattttgactctATGCAAGTTAGATACATTTCCTCCGCTTAATGTATTATTGACTAGACACACATCCTTCCTCTCTACCAATCATAGTGTTTAGGTGTAAATTTCACCATTTCACTTGTAATTGAGTTATTACAAATGTGATTTATTGTGCATTGGGGATTATCTACTCAACAACGAGTCTAAAAGAGAATTGTGAAATTGCCTGGCTATACTTTCTTCAGTATAATAATTACTTGAAAGACAAGCTGCTCATCCATCCAAACGAAGTTAAATTACTGTTTTCAGTCTCCCTCAATATCAAAGTGTACTATCAGTTGATTGAATGGTGCTGCTAGTAGATTCGTAATCTAAAAGAGTTGGGCTGTGTGTTTCTTGTAACAGATATTGACACTGACACATTACTAAACAAGGATTTGGTCACTCTAGATGAGGCTTTGAAGTCTGCAAATAGTGCTGTTCTGTTGGCCATAAATGCCATCTCGGTTCTCATCTCAGTATGTATACCTTCTCTTCTGTTTGGCTCTCAAATTTTCTGTTGTACTTCATGTGACTTGATTATTGCTGGGACTTTTTCAGGAGACACACCAGAAGTTAATTGGTATACTACATAATAGCGTGAAAGAACTCAAAGTTTCAGAGGTTATGAAAGTAAGGGCCGAAGACAATCTTGTTGATGGAAGTTAGTGATTTTAATCATTTCCTTATCTTTAATGTTGTTTTTTCCTGCAGGCCTTTTATCTTTGATTTCTGCTTTATCTATTATGCCAGCTTATTGCTAAATTTTATTAGCAGTGTTTTCTTTTTGCACTTTATAAATGCATACAGAAACTTGAAAAATATAGCTTTTCTCTTTCCTAGGATTTTATATCGTATTTCTTTTCCTCTTTATTATGCATCTGGTTGACTTTTGAATGCAACCATGCACAGATTCTGGAAAGCCACAAAGAAGCAAAAATTGGATTTGGAGCTGGTAACAGCATTGAAAGTTCAATTATACAAGCTTTATATGACTGTCCTTTCATGGGTGCTGGTATTGAGGTAATGACTGAAGTAAATTTCAGCGAAGAAGGATGCGGTTTTCACTTAACTAATTTAACAAAAAGTAAATTGCATATTGTGTATCCTAGAAACAATTGCTTTCTTCAGGTTGTCTTGCCGACGAACATATTAAACAAtaatattttcttgtctcaaatttTTGTTGTAAGGACTAATAGCCTTCTTTTCTGTGGCAAATTTGTACTGCCATTCTGATGTTTGTCGATTATTTTGTTGTTTATTGTTTACAGAACTTAAATGGCATCATTATTTGCATCGTTGCAAGTTCAGGTTTCATTGAAAATGAAGATGTACATACCTCTTTGCTTACTTTTCGTCAAACTGCAGCATACATGGGGAAAATCATTATTTCTACAACTCATGAACCTAATCTGGATCATGACATGATAGTAACTACAGTTGTTGCTGTGGGGTAAGAATGCTTGTTTAGAAGATAAAAATGCTAATTTATGAGCTCTTAATTGTCAATTGACATGTGTTGGTTGATTTGGTATCCCTTGATATTCTGTGTTGTTTTGCTAAAGTTTTGTCAATCATTGTTGAGTTGAATTAGTTCTGGCCACAAATTTGTACTCCTTTTTTATTCTTAATCTCCACATAAAGACCTTTTCCTGCTAGACACAGTTCTGATGGTAATTATGACAATATAAGAAAGACTGATTTTCATAGTGTTGTTTGCTGTTGTTGTTGTTCATTGTTTATTGCTTGGGTATATGATCTCTAACTGCATCAAGTGTTAAGGGGTGCTGATAAAGACTCTCGGCCTGATGTTCAACCAAAATGTGATAATTTTAAGGTTATGAATCAAATGTTTGGCTGGGTTGTGGATTTTCTTCTTAATGTTATtgcgtaatttttttttttctttaccaGCTGCAGTGAAGAGCAGACTCCACAGAGAGGTAGCTTGTTATCCAGACTGGCCTGGCATTTCCCTTTTGTTTTTAAACTTTTAGGGAGACACGGTCAACAACCTGATGATATTGAAGGAATCAATGGTATTGATGAACACTCTGAGGAACATGAGATGCTACCAAACAGCAAATGCAATGACATCTACAGTTCAAGGTGTGGTTGCTGTTACCTCTTAGCTTTGGTTTACATTGATATATCTCTGCCATGTTGAGcaacatttttattttaaacttttatttcttaatttattttctatGATAGGAGTTATGGTAGTGAAGCTAAAGAAAACGAGATTGGTTTATTAGATGGCAGGAGCAACTCTTCTGATTTTTATGACCAACTTGCTGAAGGTAGCACCAAAAGGTTACTCCCAGTAATAGTTGAATTATTTATCTGCACATTCATCGGTCAAAGCACCTGGTATTTGTGTGCATTTTGAGAATTCATAATTATGTCTTTGTCTAATAGTGTTCACATTATATTCTGTAGAAACTCCTGCCCTCCACAGGGAGCCACCTGTTAGTTGGAACTTGGGACCAGGATATCAGATTGCACAAGAGTGGGCCAGAGAAAGGACTGGAGCTACTTCTGTGCTTGATACCCTGAGCATCTTCCGCCTTCCAGTTGGTGTAAGGCATCCAGAAGAATCTAAAGAGGGTCTGAATATCTCATATGCTGCAGAACTCCCAGAGCTAAAAACTGAGGGTGATGACAAAGAACAAAAGCATGTTAATTCCGGAATCTCTTCTTGGGGGGCATTGACTGATGCTGGTTTTGTTTTAGTAAGAGATTTTTATAATAATGCATCTACAATGTTAAAGGGTAGAAATGCTGATGTACCAAAAAAACAAGGAGTTCTTTCTGTTCGTGCTGCATCTATGCTGGTAATCAACTAATTCTACAATTTAAAGTGGCTGCATTTTAACACATTTAGATATTTGGAGCCAAGTGTGAACCCAAGGAATTATAGCTTTCTATCTTGCTTTCTGGTGTTAAGAAATGATGTTAACCTCATGAAATGGTATGCTTTTTTCTAGTTTTTGTTAGTGGGGTTAACCCATCCTTTTCAGCACTTCAAGGACTTCTGTTCTAATTGTTTAGTTCCATCCAGGAAGCTGAGCGAGATTCCCCAAAAAAGTGGAGTCCTGTTATGGAGATGCAGTACAGAGGGGGGGTGTATAGAGGGCGATGCCAAGGAGGTCTTCCTGAAGGGAAGGTACTAAGCAATATCTCTCAAAACTTTGGCAAAACTTTGTTTCTATAGGATATTCATTTGGTTAGTACTTAGTAGTAGAAGAAATCAAagaccactttgtgaatgaatttcTACAGGGCCGTCTTATCCTTGGAGGTGGAAGCATATATGATGGTATGTGGCGTTATGGCAAGAGATCAGGTTTAGGTGCATTCTACTTTAGCAACGGAGATGTGTTTCAGGGGTCATGGAGGGATGATGTGATGCATGGCaaggtttattctcctttttcttttacttttaaaCTTGAATGATAACTTATGGAATAAGATGGGTAGTTATGATCATCTTTATCGTACTACATCATATATACTGTACTTCTTTGTATCAAAATACTCTTTTGTGAACTTTAGCTCTGGTTGATCCTTGGTGCATTAAAAATGTACCTTGTTGCTTCGCTAGCAAAATGTTAACATGTTAGAAGACTTCAGAATTTCAAtgaaaataaaagaaggagaaaatagataaataaataaataaatgtgtatgcatgAGAATGCTTTTGGGACTTGAAAGTACAAATGTTTatattacacttagttttaacaAGGTTAGCATATATTTCCTTTTGTTTTGCGAATTTTTTGAGTGTTTTAGGTAAGCTTCTTTAAAATCAGTAGCATTGCTCTAAAAAGAGTGCACACCCACATACATGAACACACAAAATTATGTGTGGACCTTGTAGCTTGGCAGTTGTTCTCCTATGATGTATATCCTCAAATTGTTTTTGTGCCAATAAGTATTAGATTTAATGATTTACGGTGGTTCACTGTATCATATCTAAATATAGTGCAAATTTTTTCCCTACGTCTGCTGCATCATTCTGCCATGCACCTTTTATTATTGCTGATGAAAACCATACACATTTACTGTTATGAATTCAAAATAGTGTTTCTGTGATTCTGTCATCATGTAGGGTTGGTTTTATTTCCACACTGGAGACCGATGGTTTGCAAACTTTTGGAAGGGAAAGGCCAATGGTGAAAGCCGTTTCTATTCAAAGTCTGGTGAAGTCTTTTTTGGTCAATTCCAAGATGGATGGCGACATGGCCACTTTCTTTGCATTGATGTTGATGGAGCAAGGTCAGTATTCTTTGTCCTAGCATATTATGCGACTACTTGTTGTGCAAATCAATTACATACTAGTTTGTTGTTTTTAGATGTGTACAGTGGACT
The Hevea brasiliensis isolate MT/VB/25A 57/8 chromosome 18, ASM3005281v1, whole genome shotgun sequence genome window above contains:
- the LOC110673114 gene encoding protein ACCUMULATION AND REPLICATION OF CHLOROPLASTS 3, chloroplastic isoform X1, giving the protein MTQAAMPTVMELPLFTTFQSVSRVSLCPFSSNCAFYGRFICRVKLSKRLGSSNSKRSLRISMSSVEKDGDYNGVSFLGNSQFVEVIGIGSRMDAVLDFCLDSPFQLSSLLRFWNIKVKDPLNVQLQERIPGKDLNPRVLEASQFLRSCSTAIILVASAGYGLDHVTAIDLLKTVRCRNGFAVSIFLRPFSFEGQRRQDEVKNLAGKLQDHTNFCIDIDTDTLLNKDLVTLDEALKSANSAVLLAINAISVLISETHQKLIGILHNSVKELKVSEVMKILESHKEAKIGFGAGNSIESSIIQALYDCPFMGAGIENLNGIIICIVASSGFIENEDVHTSLLTFRQTAAYMGKIIISTTHEPNLDHDMIVTTVVAVGCSEEQTPQRGSLLSRLAWHFPFVFKLLGRHGQQPDDIEGINGIDEHSEEHEMLPNSKCNDIYSSRSYGSEAKENEIGLLDGRSNSSDFYDQLAEETPALHREPPVSWNLGPGYQIAQEWARERTGATSVLDTLSIFRLPVGVRHPEESKEGLNISYAAELPELKTEGDDKEQKHVNSGISSWGALTDAGFVLVRDFYNNASTMLKGRNADVPKKQGVLSVRAASMLEAERDSPKKWSPVMEMQYRGGVYRGRCQGGLPEGKGRLILGGGSIYDGMWRYGKRSGLGAFYFSNGDVFQGSWRDDVMHGKGWFYFHTGDRWFANFWKGKANGESRFYSKSGEVFFGQFQDGWRHGHFLCIDVDGARCVETWDEGVLVSRKHLNYDSDAG
- the LOC110673114 gene encoding protein ACCUMULATION AND REPLICATION OF CHLOROPLASTS 3, chloroplastic isoform X2, with the protein product MCNYKKEFLEKILIRGFWKLPSFCDLVQQLLSLFVASAGYGLDHVTAIDLLKTVRCRNGFAVSIFLRPFSFEGQRRQDEVKNLAGKLQDHTNFCIDIDTDTLLNKDLVTLDEALKSANSAVLLAINAISVLISETHQKLIGILHNSVKELKVSEVMKILESHKEAKIGFGAGNSIESSIIQALYDCPFMGAGIENLNGIIICIVASSGFIENEDVHTSLLTFRQTAAYMGKIIISTTHEPNLDHDMIVTTVVAVGCSEEQTPQRGSLLSRLAWHFPFVFKLLGRHGQQPDDIEGINGIDEHSEEHEMLPNSKCNDIYSSRSYGSEAKENEIGLLDGRSNSSDFYDQLAEETPALHREPPVSWNLGPGYQIAQEWARERTGATSVLDTLSIFRLPVGVRHPEESKEGLNISYAAELPELKTEGDDKEQKHVNSGISSWGALTDAGFVLVRDFYNNASTMLKGRNADVPKKQGVLSVRAASMLEAERDSPKKWSPVMEMQYRGGVYRGRCQGGLPEGKGRLILGGGSIYDGMWRYGKRSGLGAFYFSNGDVFQGSWRDDVMHGKGWFYFHTGDRWFANFWKGKANGESRFYSKSGEVFFGQFQDGWRHGHFLCIDVDGARCVETWDEGVLVSRKHLNYDSDAG
- the LOC110673114 gene encoding protein ACCUMULATION AND REPLICATION OF CHLOROPLASTS 3, chloroplastic isoform X3 — its product is MCNYKKEFLEKVASAGYGLDHVTAIDLLKTVRCRNGFAVSIFLRPFSFEGQRRQDEVKNLAGKLQDHTNFCIDIDTDTLLNKDLVTLDEALKSANSAVLLAINAISVLISETHQKLIGILHNSVKELKVSEVMKILESHKEAKIGFGAGNSIESSIIQALYDCPFMGAGIENLNGIIICIVASSGFIENEDVHTSLLTFRQTAAYMGKIIISTTHEPNLDHDMIVTTVVAVGCSEEQTPQRGSLLSRLAWHFPFVFKLLGRHGQQPDDIEGINGIDEHSEEHEMLPNSKCNDIYSSRSYGSEAKENEIGLLDGRSNSSDFYDQLAEETPALHREPPVSWNLGPGYQIAQEWARERTGATSVLDTLSIFRLPVGVRHPEESKEGLNISYAAELPELKTEGDDKEQKHVNSGISSWGALTDAGFVLVRDFYNNASTMLKGRNADVPKKQGVLSVRAASMLEAERDSPKKWSPVMEMQYRGGVYRGRCQGGLPEGKGRLILGGGSIYDGMWRYGKRSGLGAFYFSNGDVFQGSWRDDVMHGKGWFYFHTGDRWFANFWKGKANGESRFYSKSGEVFFGQFQDGWRHGHFLCIDVDGARCVETWDEGVLVSRKHLNYDSDAG